AGTAATAATGATAAGCAACAGGATTGTATAGTTTTAATTATGTTTGTATGTGCTATGTGCAAGCTAAATGATCCCTCCTCTTCCTCTCCCCTCAAATATGAGCATTCTTTCCAGTCTCCACCCttgaaattgtaaatttttttttttggatcatcCTTGAAATTGTAATCATTGTATAAGATCACAAGGGCAGTGATATGGTATTTTTACCAGCAGTAGTCAGATAACACATGCAAtggcaataaaaacaaaaaataaatacaaaagagGAAGTAACTGGAAGTAGTTACCCGCAAAGCCAACACGAGTCACCAGCTTTGAACTGTCCATTGAAAATGTCAACAGAGTTCACTCCACTACCTTTGCATTGCGAACATTGAATTGCACCTGCATGCCCATTGtacacattttatatatatatatatatatatatatatatatataacctccatactttttcaattgtttcttttcttcttccataACTTGGAAGTATGAGCACTCTTTCAAATGACCACAGAATTTATTctcttttgaaattttctacTCCTTCATCATCGGAAACATGTAGTTAGTTCACTAAAATGCTTTTAAGTGCAACAGCAACACAAACCATTCAATAGTAAGTCCCATAGTCATCTTAAATTAGTGAACAAAGATCAAACGGAAAGGACTTGTATTCTCAGATGtaccaattttatttgtttatcttttGATAATCAAAGATGTACCATCTACTTTAAGCTTACCATTTCCCTCACAATCAGCACAAATAACGCTTTTCGATTTGCCACTTTGATTACTTTTTGCAGCCTACTTGGATAAGGATGAAATCATGAAAAGagaaacacaaaatcaaaatcataatatgcaaacaaaaaaaaataaaaaatgcaatatatattcTTACCAATAAACATCTCAATTATATTATCCACTGAGGTGCAAATTTAAATACCATAAAGAACCCAGCAATTGGAACTGATTTAAATGTGAAAAGGCAGGACCTTAGCTTTCACTTTGCCAAATTTAGCAGCTGGAGAATTTTGGAACACATCATAT
This genomic stretch from Castanea sativa cultivar Marrone di Chiusa Pesio chromosome 1, ASM4071231v1 harbors:
- the LOC142622292 gene encoding protein BUNDLE SHEATH DEFECTIVE 2, chloroplastic-like codes for the protein MASVLCSATITSFNATPKPGKCMSNDNNQKHAQYDVFQNSPAAKFGKVKAKAAKSNQSGKSKSVICADCEGNGAIQCSQCKGSGVNSVDIFNGQFKAGDSCWLCGGKKEMLCGNCNGAGFLGGFMSTFDE